A portion of the Anthonomus grandis grandis chromosome 7, icAntGran1.3, whole genome shotgun sequence genome contains these proteins:
- the LOC126738259 gene encoding glutathione-specific gamma-glutamylcyclotransferase 1 — MDRNDKVALLEESVFENDIKCLWVFAYGSLCWRPGFEFHKAVPGSVTGFQRRFWQGNTVHRGTTEKPGRVATLVEDLSEGEVHGVAFALTGSEALSYLSNRECAQGGYMSKFIDFQPIEGERFKVLVYVATPLNPHWLGDADLDEIADQIVTSEGQNGHNVEYLLRLANFMRAHFPDKKDEHLFSLEEKVLWKINVNQMCLKTMMGSGEGCISFMQKPSSRESSPSQERRNREGGRVETFEHTARVPNTKLRCLNI, encoded by the coding sequence ATGGATCGGAATGACAAAGTAGCGCTGTTAGAAGAATCAGTTTTCGAAAATGACATAAAATGTTTGTGGGTTTTCGCGTACGGTTCCCTATGTTGGAGGCCGGGATTCGAGTTTCACAAAGCCGTGCCTGGCTCAGTGACTGGATTTCAAAGACGGTTCTGGCAAGGCAACACCGTTCATAGAGGAACTACAGAAAAACCAGGACGAGTCGCTACGTTAGTTGAAGATCTTAGTGAAGGTGAGGTACATGGGGTGGCATTCGCTTTAACAGGCTCAGAAGCACTTTCCTACTTATCTAATAGAGAATGCGCTCAGGGAGGATATATGtcaaaatttatagattttcaaCCTATAGAAGGTGAACGCTTTAAAGTGCTAGTTTACGTAGCGACTCCTTTAAATCCCCACTGGCTAGGCGATGCCGACCTGGATGAAATCGCTGACCAAATAGTTACTTCTGAGGGACAAAATGGCCATAACGTAGAATACCTGTTGAGGCTCGCGAATTTTATGCGAGCACATTTTCCGGATAAAAAAGACGAACACCTGTTTAGTTTGGAAGAAAAAGTGCTGTGGAAAATTAACGTTAATCAGATGTGCCTTAAGACAATGATGGGTTCGGGAGAAGGATGCATTAGTTTTATGCAGAAACCGAGTTCTAGAGAAAGCAGTCCTAGTCAAGAGAGACGGAATAGGGAAGGGGGAAGGGTGGAAACGTTTGAGCATACCGCCAGAGTTCCTAACACGAAACTACGCTGCCTCAACATTTAG